One window of the Desulfobaculum xiamenense genome contains the following:
- a CDS encoding glycosyltransferase family 9 protein — protein sequence MNQKTIVINLTRFGDLLQTQPVFTALKARGRETALVCLENFASAAKLMRDVDAVFALPGAALLSQLDDDWRRGLGTFCDWAGNDLASFGADQVVNLTSTLPGRLLARYLAPCEVVGYALDEFGFADNTSPWAAFLVASSRNRGCSPFNLVDLFHHVAGYGQEPGAQSDGPAHPVYRLREPDTAATAAVRGVLTAEGPADAPGYIAIQLGASADFRRWPVAHFARLAELVHERTGLCPVLLGSGDEAPLAERFRAACRVPSASLVGRTSLVELAAALGLVRMLVTNDTGTMHLAAGLGVPVCAVFLATAQPWDTGPYSSDALCIEPDMPCHPCGFGKTCPTGFSCRHAVQPEAVAAFVHARLDRGRWELESGASRPEGIRVWEMRPGADGFMGLVSRSGHEDADRTVWVRQQRHFYCRFLDGEPISEAGAPRFAGDSSVAETVRAELEQAERLFHLLGEQAVALSKVPLPPLKKRFMASFERLTGLLCESRYLSVLGDMWREQAHGLGDDFSRMPALAERYQRLCGQWCRHLAPLGMQLETD from the coding sequence ATGAATCAGAAAACCATCGTCATCAATTTGACCCGCTTCGGGGACCTCCTCCAAACACAGCCCGTGTTTACGGCGCTGAAGGCGCGGGGGCGCGAAACGGCCCTTGTCTGTCTGGAGAATTTCGCATCGGCGGCGAAGCTCATGCGCGATGTGGACGCCGTCTTCGCTCTGCCGGGCGCGGCGTTGCTCTCGCAGTTGGACGACGACTGGCGGCGGGGACTCGGCACGTTCTGCGACTGGGCCGGGAACGACCTCGCATCCTTCGGGGCCGATCAGGTTGTGAATCTCACGTCCACGCTGCCCGGACGACTGCTCGCACGCTACCTCGCCCCGTGCGAGGTGGTCGGCTACGCGCTCGACGAATTCGGCTTTGCGGACAACACCTCGCCGTGGGCTGCCTTTCTGGTCGCTTCGTCACGCAATCGCGGATGCAGTCCGTTCAATCTCGTCGATCTGTTCCATCACGTCGCCGGGTATGGGCAGGAGCCGGGGGCGCAGTCCGATGGCCCCGCGCATCCCGTATATCGCCTGCGCGAACCCGATACGGCTGCAACCGCTGCCGTGCGTGGGGTGCTGACTGCCGAGGGACCGGCCGACGCCCCGGGGTACATAGCCATCCAACTTGGAGCCAGCGCGGATTTTCGGCGCTGGCCCGTGGCGCATTTCGCCCGATTGGCCGAATTGGTTCACGAGCGTACGGGCCTGTGCCCCGTGCTCCTCGGCAGTGGGGACGAGGCTCCACTCGCCGAGCGATTCAGGGCCGCCTGTCGTGTGCCGTCGGCCAGCCTTGTCGGACGCACGTCCCTTGTCGAATTGGCTGCGGCCCTCGGGTTGGTGCGCATGCTCGTCACCAACGACACCGGGACGATGCACCTCGCCGCAGGGCTTGGCGTGCCGGTGTGCGCGGTGTTTCTCGCCACGGCCCAGCCGTGGGATACCGGTCCCTATTCGTCGGACGCCCTGTGTATTGAACCGGATATGCCGTGCCATCCTTGCGGATTCGGCAAGACGTGCCCCACGGGATTTTCCTGCCGCCATGCCGTGCAGCCCGAGGCCGTCGCGGCGTTCGTGCACGCACGTCTCGATCGCGGGCGGTGGGAACTCGAATCTGGCGCGTCGCGGCCCGAAGGTATCAGAGTATGGGAGATGCGCCCCGGAGCAGACGGTTTTATGGGGCTTGTCTCTCGTTCCGGCCACGAAGATGCCGATAGGACAGTGTGGGTGAGGCAGCAGCGCCATTTCTACTGTCGGTTCCTTGACGGCGAGCCGATTTCCGAGGCGGGAGCACCGCGTTTCGCCGGGGATTCGAGCGTGGCGGAAACCGTCCGCGCCGAACTGGAGCAAGCCGAACGCCTGTTCCATCTGCTTGGCGAGCAGGCTGTGGCGCTCTCCAAGGTGCCGCTACCGCCGCTCAAGAAGCGGTTCATGGCCAGCTTCGAGCGGTTGACGGGCCTTCTGTGCGAGAGTCGATACCTTTCCGTACTTGGCGACATGTGGCGCGAGCAGGCCCATGGGCTTGGCGACGATTTTTCCCGCATGCCAGCACTTGCGGAGCGGTATCAGCGGCTGTGCGGTCAGTGGTGCCGCCATCTTGCGCCGCTTGGCATGCAACTTGAAACAGATTGA
- a CDS encoding malic enzyme-like NAD(P)-binding protein, translated as MALFTKEEALDYHSKGRKGKVEVVPVKPCKSQKHLSLAYSPGVAQPCLAIAKDPSLAYEYTAKGNLVAVVSNGTAVLGLGNIGALAGKPVMEGKGVLFKMFADIDVYDINIGTEDPDKLIECVKLLEPTFGGINLEDIKAPECFRIEEELKAQMNIPVFHDDQHGTAIISGAGIINALAITGKRIEDLKVVVSGAGAGATACTKFYIGMGVRRENVFMFDSRGLIHQGREKLTPQKRYFAQDKDYGTLAEVIRGADMFLGLSTKDVLTQDMVRSMADHPIIFACANPDPEITYEDAKAARPDCIMGTGRSDFPNQINNVLGFPSIFRGALDTRATAINEDMKLAAANALAALAKEPVSEDINALYGRTLSFGPDYIIPSPFDPRVLEWVASAVAKAAMDSGVATVQLDLDAYRESLRARLAGVKERIALVVDYYGLDF; from the coding sequence ATGGCACTGTTCACCAAGGAAGAAGCGCTCGACTACCATTCCAAGGGAAGGAAGGGAAAAGTCGAAGTCGTTCCCGTCAAGCCCTGCAAATCGCAGAAGCACCTTTCGCTGGCCTACTCTCCGGGCGTGGCCCAGCCCTGTCTGGCCATCGCCAAGGATCCGTCCCTCGCCTACGAGTACACCGCCAAGGGCAACCTCGTGGCCGTGGTCTCCAACGGCACGGCCGTGCTCGGCCTCGGCAACATCGGTGCACTGGCCGGAAAGCCCGTCATGGAAGGCAAGGGCGTGCTGTTCAAGATGTTCGCGGACATCGACGTCTACGACATCAACATCGGCACCGAGGACCCGGACAAGCTCATCGAATGCGTGAAACTGCTGGAGCCGACCTTCGGCGGCATCAACCTCGAAGACATCAAGGCCCCCGAGTGCTTCCGCATCGAGGAAGAACTCAAGGCCCAGATGAACATCCCCGTGTTCCATGACGACCAGCACGGCACGGCCATCATTTCCGGCGCGGGCATCATCAACGCACTCGCCATCACCGGAAAGCGCATCGAGGACCTGAAGGTCGTCGTCTCCGGCGCTGGCGCTGGCGCGACCGCCTGCACGAAGTTCTACATCGGCATGGGCGTGCGCCGCGAAAACGTGTTCATGTTCGACTCGCGCGGCCTCATCCATCAGGGTCGCGAGAAACTCACGCCCCAGAAGCGCTACTTCGCGCAGGACAAGGATTACGGCACCCTCGCCGAGGTCATCCGCGGCGCGGACATGTTCCTCGGCCTGTCCACCAAGGACGTGCTGACGCAGGACATGGTGCGCTCCATGGCCGACCATCCGATCATCTTCGCCTGCGCCAATCCGGACCCGGAAATCACCTACGAGGATGCCAAGGCCGCCCGCCCCGACTGCATCATGGGCACGGGCCGCTCGGACTTTCCCAACCAGATCAACAACGTGCTGGGCTTCCCGTCCATCTTCCGCGGCGCGCTGGACACCCGCGCCACCGCCATCAACGAGGACATGAAGCTCGCCGCGGCCAACGCGCTGGCCGCACTGGCCAAGGAACCCGTCTCCGAGGACATCAACGCCCTCTACGGCCGCACCTTGAGCTTCGGCCCGGACTACATCATCCCCAGCCCCTTTGACCCGCGCGTGCTCGAATGGGTGGCCTCCGCCGTGGCCAAGGCCGCCATGGACAGCGGCGTGGCCACCGTGCAGCTGGACCTCGACGCCTACCGCGAAAGCCTGCGCGCCCGCCTCGCTGGCGTGAAGGAACGCATCGCCCTCGTGGTGGACTACTACGGTCTGGACTTCTAG
- a CDS encoding pseudouridine synthase family protein has translation MPDAPLRERRRLWELGAVRVDGVPRPKGYRVRTGQRIEIDDAADAMDRQDMSVPDGVRVVAQRTGYMAALFKPAGVHTENIAGRPVPSVENALPLFWPGREATLVNRLDFLTSGIVLVALSPTAGEEYRELEDEGRVSKAYLAVLHGRVESEFVVRRRLDMARRKVVRVLDEDDDNPVRATSVRPLGEVGTDRTLVLAEIAKGARHQIRAHCASAGHPIVGDLVYGAAEEGERLYLHHWRVSLPDFEARVAPDWPEWTGWATLLDSYAR, from the coding sequence ATGCCCGATGCCCCCTTGCGCGAACGACGCAGGCTCTGGGAGCTGGGCGCTGTCCGTGTGGATGGCGTTCCACGTCCCAAGGGGTACCGTGTGCGGACTGGGCAGCGTATCGAGATTGATGACGCCGCCGACGCGATGGATCGGCAGGATATGTCTGTCCCGGACGGAGTGCGCGTCGTGGCGCAGCGTACGGGGTACATGGCGGCCTTGTTCAAGCCTGCGGGCGTGCATACCGAGAATATAGCCGGGCGACCGGTTCCGAGCGTCGAGAATGCGCTCCCCCTGTTCTGGCCGGGGCGAGAGGCTACGCTCGTCAACAGGCTCGACTTTCTGACCTCTGGCATCGTGCTTGTGGCGTTGTCGCCTACGGCAGGCGAGGAATACCGCGAGCTGGAGGATGAGGGGCGCGTCAGCAAGGCATATCTCGCCGTCCTTCATGGCCGGGTTGAGTCGGAGTTCGTCGTGCGGCGTCGTTTGGACATGGCGCGCAGGAAGGTTGTGCGGGTGCTTGATGAGGATGACGATAACCCCGTGCGAGCAACGAGCGTGCGTCCACTTGGCGAAGTCGGTACGGATAGAACTCTCGTACTGGCCGAGATAGCCAAGGGAGCGCGGCACCAGATTCGTGCGCACTGCGCCAGCGCCGGACATCCCATCGTCGGCGACCTTGTGTATGGGGCGGCGGAGGAGGGCGAGCGGCTCTATCTGCACCATTGGCGGGTCTCGCTTCCGGATTTCGAGGCGCGCGTCGCTCCCGATTGGCCGGAGTGGACGGGGTGGGCAACTCTCCTTGATAGTTATGCGCGGTGA